Sequence from the Muntiacus reevesi chromosome 17, mMunRee1.1, whole genome shotgun sequence genome:
tccctagctcttttgtctctctttttatcttttatattttgtcctacctcctttcgaagatgatgagctgcttttctgggcgcctgatgtcctctgctagtgatcagaagttgttttgtgaagctTGCTCAGTGTTCGAATGTTCTTTGAATGAAtatgtaggggagaaagtggcctCCCCGTCCTGTTCCTCCGCCATCTTATCTCCTCCTAGTGCACAGGTTTTGAACGCAATGTTAGTGACTGTAAAGCTGTGTAAGAACATCTTTAATATGGAACAATGCCATATAGTACTCACCAGTTGTCACACATCCTTcttaatatataagaaaatattacatataattataCATTCTACTATGAGAAGACATATCTCTAAAGGCAAAATACCTTTATTTCTGACACAGAGCGTCTGAAATGTATCTAACTGTATTATATTTCTATAGTAGAAATACTGCGATTTGCCATTAGCTGGTTATGTAATTGTACAGGGGTGTACTAAAGTCTCTAGCCCCTTAACATGGCCTGGTATTGCAGTTTTGTCCATGAGTTAGGGCTGTCTTCTGCCCTtgcaggggaagagagagagaatttattATATAAAGCATAATAGTTCAGACTATCAGAAAATGAATTGTGAATCTTCCCATTGCCCACTGAAATTTGCagtttcttaaaggaaattaagctGCTTTAATCTTTCCTTTGTAGATTAAAACTATTTTGAGTGGATTCATCATCCGAGGCTACTTGGGAAAATGGACTTTAATGATTAAAACCATCACATTGGTACTGGCTGTGGCATCAGGCTTGAGTTTAGGAAAAGAAGGGCCCTTGGTCCACGTTGCCTGTTGCTGTGGAAACATCTTTTCCTACCTCTTTCCGAAGTACAGCACAAATGAAGCGAAAAAAAGAGAGGTAAGtgtattctgtcctttatttaacAGGTGACTATCCATTACATACACTTAGTCTGTAAACAGTTTCACATATTTTACTCTCTACTTTTTGGGTAAATTCTGTACTCAGATTTCAATTGTAACGTGAGGCTTCCTTGTGCTCCTTCCCCCTTTCTGAATGCTCTCTAGAGTTGGCCTGGGGTCTGTTGGTTTCAGTaagatttcagaaatattttcctttgcttttgctttacTTTACACCTTTCCTCCTCTGACGTGTCCCCCAGATGTTGCGTTGCTTTCTCTCCTGGTTCTCCCCGTCACTCTTTCTCCTGGGGTGAGGCATCTCACCAGCTGttttcctctggaggaggggtgCCACCTCAGGGAGCTTGCTGCTCCTTAGGGAGCCCAGAGGGCATCACAGCCGCCTCAGGTTGATACTGGTTCACAGTGAAGGGCATGAGCACCAGCTCTTACTCGGCTCTTTAGGGCAGCTTCCTCTGCCCTTTGTTTAGGTCATCCTGAGGTCGTGGAGACGTTGAGACCTGATGTTTCCAGGCTGCAGTGGGTATTTTCTAGAAGAAAAGTGGGCTCCTAGCACCTGCTTATTGGCTCCAGACTGTGGGAGCCCCGACTCTGTTTCCCTGTCTAGTCTGCATTTGTCAGTTCGTTTCCATTGCTTGCTGTTGGACCTTGACATTGTGGGGGAAGATTTGTTATTTGTTCATTATAAGTGCAAAAATTATGTTATTAGGTATTAGTATAGAAATTAACTTTACCTGGATTTTGGTGTATGCACATCGTGATGTTTATGACTTAACTTGATTCTGACACCTTGTGGTATACATGACTGGCTTTCACGTTAATTGGAAGCATTTAGGCctcatactttttattttctcctttgcccacTTCTTTTGGTGTGTTTAAGTGATTCTTGGATACTTATATGAAACAAGTGAAAGCACCTGTGAGTTGTAGCTGTGTAGGTGCTGGCTTGATTGTAAATTCTGTTAAAGGTGGAATCGGAAAACTCTGTACGGTGTGTTGTCTGCAGTCGTGTTGATGAGGAAGAAACACTGAAATAGTGAGTTAGACTTGCTCCTCCCTGCCAGAGTCTTCATTCTCAGGCCAGGTACAGTTTAATTAAATCAAGTAttggttcatttttaatttaccaaCTAGCAACCTGACTATGGAGTTCATGCTTATAActcttataatttaattttttattatttaagattTCTCTTTCAAAGATGTACAAACTCAGCATTTGAGGAAATGCATTGGTAGCCTCAGATATTTGCTGGAGTAAAGTAGTAGAAGGAATAAAGACTCTTCAGAAAAGTGGTTAATTATGAGTAGATGCCCAGTGACTTTATGTATGTTTGGTTTCATGCTGGTGGGAGTTGGAGGGGGACCCTGAGTTCCGTTCCTTCCTTCCCGTGACCTGTGTGTTGGGGCTCTGGATGGTCAGCCTGGACCCTCAGGGGCAGCTGAGGTTTGCACCTTCACGTGAGGCTCCTGTGGTGGCAGCAGCCATCTCTTCAGAGGACTCAGTTGACTGAAAATGTAGAGAAACGTGATGGGTTTGCAGTTCCCTGGACATTTTACTAGGATGTGGACTGAAGTAATGATAGTGATGAAGCAGTGAGCCCTGAAGTCTGAAGAAATGGCATCCTGTTTAAAAACAAACGGCTCCGCCTGAGCCCCAGTCCTGGCTCTGTCTGCTGGTCTTCTCACACATGCATCTTGGCCGTTGAGTTCATTGCCTTTTCTCCTCTACATCCTGTTTACGTTGGTGTATCTCACGCAAATGTTTTTTGACCGAGTATTGAATATTTGAATGACTTTTCAattaaagcagaagagaaaaaagtctttttagaagaaatatttgTGTTTGCTTGGAGAGGAAGGTGACATGGGAGTTAGGTTCGGAAGGGATTAGACGCTCTGAGGACCACACAGACACTGTCTGGCTTGCTGAGTCTGTGAGAGCGTGACATGGCCGCATCTTCTTCGCAGGTGCTGTCGGCTGCCTCCGCTGCAGGTGTCTCTGTGGCTTTTGGTGCGCCGATCGGAGGAGTGCTGTTCAGTCTGGAAGAGGTAGGTTAAGACGACAGCCGCCACCAGGAACAAAATGATGCACAAGCACCGTTACGTGTGTTATGCCGCACTTCTCAGTCTTGTCAGCCGGTGTGATatactttgtttttaagttttcaaatttgttttcataGTTACTTTTCACTCCTTCATAcattaaaaagtcataaaaagtAATATGTATGTTTATTGAGactttatatgtataaatatgattatttaaaatttaacctTTTTGACATGAATTAAAAGTAAGCACGAATGAATTAGACttaatacaaaatatttgaaacagtTCTTATTTGCTAAATtatagctttgtttttatttaagatttttaatcattttctaaatcatctttttaactttttcatgTGATTACTTCTGTGGCACTTATTGATgtttaaggaaataattctaGTCACTTAAGtggaatattttgtttttgttctctcATTGGTGCTTAAGATTTTTTACACAAAAATGTGACTtataaatggtttaaaatttacttttctcccccagttatttacattctttttgcTTCAATAAAGAAGAGGGAAATTTAATCCTTTTTTTATGAACTAACAGGCGCAGAGATGGTACATTTATTCTTAACTAACACGACTGAACTGGGGTGAAGctcattttgaaaataacacaATGCTAGGTATTTTAAATAGTTATTAGACATTTATAATCAGTCGATATTGTGAATTTGTAATGGTGTGATAGCCAAGGTTACTAAGATAGTGGTGATTTTCTTACTGCATTAAGATTCATCATGTATAAATTCTAGCTGCAGCAAAATTTAGAGTGTTGATATTTACTGCTCAAGCTATAACATATCAGAGTGgttttctaaaatcactgcattaATTTCTCCCTTGTTTTTCTAGGTCAGCTATTACTTTCCTCTGAAGACTCTGTGGAGGTCGTTCTTTGCTGCTTTGGTGGCTGCCTTTGTTCTGAGATCCATCAATCCATTTGGTAACAGCCGCCTGGTCCTCTTCTACGTGGAGTATCACACTCCATGGTACCTGTTTGAACTGTTTCCCTTTATCCTCCTGGGGGTGTTCGGCGGGCTCTGGGGAGCCTTCTTTATCAGGGCAAACATTGCCTGGTGTCGCCGCCGCAAGTCCACCAAGTTCGGGAAGTACCCGGTCCTCGAGGTCATCGTGGTGGCAGCCATCACCGCGGTGGTCGCCTTCCCCAACCCGTACACACGGCTCAACACCAGCGAGCTGATCAAAGAGCTGTTCACGGACTGCGGGCCGCTGGAGTCGTCCTCCCTGTGTGACTACAGGAACGACATGAATGCCAGCAAGATCGTTGACGACATCCCTGACCGCCCTGCGGGCCTGGGGGTGTATTCCGCCATATGGCAACTGTGCCTGGCTCTCATATTTAAGATCATAATGACTGTGTTCACTTTTGGTATCAAGGTAAGTGTCCATGTGAGGGGGTCCTGAGGTAACTGGCGGGTCCAAGACTTGCATGTGGAAAGAGAAACAAAGGTTTTATCTGAAGATTCACAAATACAGGCTGAGAAAGCTGTCTTTGGGGTTTAACTTTTAGTTGTGGGGAAAAGTTTTGCCTGTCTTCTTGAGCCTGGTGTCTGTGCTGTGTATCAGCTCACCCCAAGCCCCGCAGCTTCCGAGAGCTGCTCACTGTGCTGTCGCTGTGGGGTCAGCTGGTGGGGTGTTCGGCTGCCAGGCTGTGTTTGTGGTCAGCTCCGCGGCTGTCTGCTGACACGGCTCGGGCCAGGCTCAGAGCCGTCTGTGTGCCAGGCAGCAGGGCTGAGCAGGTTCCGACAGCTGGGGTGGCCCGCCAGGGCTCCTGCCCcgtctgtccatctgtctgtctctctccctgtctctggcTTCTCCTGCATGGTGGTCTGGGTGGGGTGCGGGGTGAGGGTGGTAGGTGCCTCTCGTGGCGGCTCAGGGTCCCCGCAGTGAGGGTCCTGAGAGGCCCGTTTCTGGCCCAGCCCGAGATGTCCCCTGCACACGCTGCCTGTTGTGTCCTGCTTCTCTGCATATGGTCAGCAAGGTCCTGGGTTCCTGGGAGGACATACTCTGTACTTCGGGGGTGGTGTCAGAGTTGTGATCATGTTTTAAAGCCACTATATTagcttcctattgctgctgtgaCAAATCACCACAAAATCACACACATTTAATACAATCACAGAGATCAGAACTCCAAATTGGATCTTGCTGGGCTGAAGTTACCATGTACGCAGGAGTGACGGAGGTTCTGGGGGAGAATCTGTTTTCATGCCTTttccagcctccaggagcctCGGCTCATGGCCCCCTTCCTTCTCTCAGAGCCAGTGTGTCTGGTCACATCTCGTTTTATCTCAGCATTCTGACACAACACTTATAAATTTTTCTGTTACCTTTAAGAAGCCTTTGTGATGCTTCAGGCCCATCCCTGTCATCCCCAATAACCTGTTTCAAGGTCAGCTGATGAACACCCTGAATCCCTCCTTGTGTACTGCAGACCAGATTCCCAGGAAACAGGGTGTGGCTGTCCAGAGTGGGGAGCCCCCGCTCAGCCTCCTGTGTTCCTGCGGAGCAGGCCGCTGAGgcccctgccctcctctgccctggCTGAAGCTCTAACATGCAGGAGAATGAGATGCCTGTTTGGTCTCTTCTAAGGAGATGTTTTGGGTTACCATCTCTTTGGGCTGGAGAAGGTGGTTTGTTACTCTGTAACTCAGTTATTGGGTTGTTAGGGAGACTGTTAGAGCGAGGGTGTGCTGCAGCTTTGTTTTTGCCCTGTGAGAGGAGGGTCCCACCACCCGTGCGGGACAGGTGAGCAGGGAACCTGCCTCACTGAGCGTCTGCCCTGTTGCAGGTCCCGTCCGGCCTGTTCATCCCCAGCATGGCCATTGGCGCCATTGCCGGCCGCATCGTGGGCATCGCGGTGGAGCAGCTGGCCTACTATCACCATGACTGGTTCATCTTTAAGGAGTGGTGTGAGGTCGGCGCTGACTGCATCACCCCTGGCCTGTACGCCATGGTCGGCGCGGCCGCCTGCCTAGGTAAGGAGActgggtgtgtgtctgtctggctggtgggctgggtgAGAGAGGGATGGGGTCAGGGAGCAGGGCCCAGGGGGGCATCGGCCTGTTTAGAACCAGCTTTCATCTTACCTGTCCCTGAACACGCGTCAGTGCAGAACTGTAGGTGTGGTTAAATGAGCATCATTTCAGTACGCGTGACGCTTAATGACAGCAGACATCTCCGACAACATAGGCTTGTTTAGTCCTGTCTGAGGAGTTGCTTACGCTTTCCTTGGCTTTACCTGTGACCTCTGGCGTGGTTCCTGGGTCCACACTCCAGCAGAGCTCCGAGCATCTTCATCCCAGCTCTGCGGTGATGACTGGGAACCATAGTAAAAGATTTCTTTATCAGTCTGCCTCTGTTTAAGGTGCATCGATAGCCGAAGGGAAAAAGGTAGCTTctgttttaatgaaaagaaaagcaaaatactgGCATTAAATTCCTAAGAATCTATTTCTTATCCTCTTGAAcatgaaaaattacttttttacatttaaaatgtcaGCGTAATTTTGGCTATAATCTTTAGTTATACTTGGTACCTTGACTTAGTTCTGCTCAGTGAGTTAAAATTGTGTAGTTATTGACCTTCAGGTGTGTCAtagatgaaagtgacagagagaGTGGTTCTCTCCAGAGAGGCAGGTTCTCATCTGTGCCATGGGGAAGTGGGGAATGACACAGAAAGAAATGTAAACACAGGCCCTCCCGCCAGCTGGGCATTGGAGAGCCTCAAGGTGAGCGGGCGGCAGGGGCCCGGCTGGGGCGGACGTGCACTTTGTTCTGAGGAGCGGGCTTGGCAGGGGGCGACTTCATTCACGAGGCCAGGAGTGTGCAGACAGCAGAGCTGGGATGATGAACCTGGTGTTCGTGGGGTTGGACGAGACTGGCAGTGTTGCAGAGAGAGCATTGTGGTCACCTCCGGAAGTGGAGTTGGGTTGGTGAGGAGAAGCGTGATTCTCATCAGGACGAGTTTGTGTTTGAATCGGTCAGGTCTGTAGCAGGGTTGTGGCTTTGCCATTTTCAACATGAGGACTCTGGGAAAGTTCCTTTACttcttgattttttattttcttcaaaatggaAGTAATAACTACTTGTCTCTTGCTGTTGAGGGTTATATACAATGATATGCATTTAAAACTGTTAGCATAAAAATACCTGATAAAATGTGCATGtagttaaaaataatagaagCCTTTGTAAACTGCTTGGGGCATCCATAGCATAATGCAAATATGTCATGTATAGTGGGCTCTTTCTGCCTTCTGCTCTTAGGCCAATAACAAAAAGAGTGAGGTGAAGCTTGATACTGCATAACCTGCAGTCCCCTGGTAGGATGTTGAGCAGAGAAGCAGCGTGGTAGAAGTAGCATTGAGGAGAGGTTAACCTGGAACGCGGCTGGTCAGGTGGAAGGAAGGTAATGGGGTTGCGGTCAGGGAGGGAAGATGAAACAACTCAGGCTGAGGAACAGAGTGCTGAGGGCCGACTGGGCTGATCGGAGTGAAGATGCTCTAAAAGGAACCTGCATAGACGTTGCAGCGCAAACCTGAGAGGACGAGATGAGAGCCTCGGAATGAATCAGGAGTGGCCACTCGGTTGTTGGGAGGGAAGTGGTGCCCGGCGTCGGCATCAGGGAGGTTGCACGGGGAGCTCTTTGGAGAAGAGGAGGACTTTGGTTTTGAGTGTGTGGTGGTTTCTGCACTAGGGGGTCACCCAGAGTCTTCACAGTTGGAAGTGAGGCAGGCACGACTGTAATAAGATAAGGTATGAGTAGCTGGAGATGGGGGGCAGACACTACAGTGGGTGGAGAGGCCCGGGCCAGGGAAAGGGTGGGTCCCTGTGGTGGTCTTGTGGACACTGTGAGTGTTCAGGTGGACTTTCTAAGGGGGTGTTACAGTATTAACAGAAATCACAAGGCGTCCAAATGTTTTTACTCACTTTGCAGAGATTTATTAGAGGACAGATGTATTAATCTAATATTCTACCCACAGGAGTTTAATTTGTAAATGGGTGGTAAATAAGTTAGCTCTAACATGCTTCACTAAACTGTTTTAAGAATTAATCATCAGCTTTCATAGGGGTGAGATTATGTTGTTATAGTGTTATGCTGTTATAGTGTTAAACCAAAACAGCAGATCATTTTAGCTGGTcagctgtgttttttgtttttttatctgaAGTATAGCAGGTTTGAAATGTTATAAAGAAGATGGGTGTTTCTCGGGATCTTATCACAATAGTCATGATCCTTTTCACTAAGTTTGTTTATAGTTTGGGTTCACCTGCCTCGTGGAGCCACTGTGGGTTGGTGGGGACCCTGTGCTTCCCGACCGTGGCCCTTGCTCTTTTTCAGGTGGTGTGACGAGGATGACCGTGTCCTTGGTGGTTATCGTCTTTGAGCTCACGGGAGGCCTGGAGTACATCGTGCCCCTCATGGCTGCTGTGATGACCAGCAAATGGGTGGGCGATGCCTTCGGGAGGGAAGGCATCTATGAAGCCCACATCCGGCTGAATGGGTACCCCTTCCTGGATGCCAAAGAAGAGTTCACCCACACCACCCTGGCTGCCGATGTCATGAGGCCTCGGAGGAGTGACCCCCCGCTGGCCGTGCTGACCCAGGACAACATGACGGTGGACGACATAGAGAACATGATCAACGAGACCAGCTACAATGGTTTTCCCGTCATCATGTCCAGGGAGTCGCAGAGACTCGTGGGCTTTGCCCTCAGAAGAGACCTGACCATTGCCATAGGTACCCTCTTAAAGAAACCCACACGCGCAGACACACGCCCGTCTCTGACCGGCTGCCGGTGTCTGGGCACCTGGGTGGCCAGATACAGATATATAATAGAtgtttgaaagaaaggaaaactgtaaAATATAATCTGTTGAGTTTGTGGGGGCAAGTGGTATATTGTGTATCTcttcatctcttaggattttttTAGGAAAGGAATTTATGCTTCCATGGGTTGTTTTCCACCTAAATATtgtttgaagttttgatttggcATTATTACGAAAGCTTGGAGTCGGACTCCTCTTGCCCAGAGAAGTTTTGTTGACAGCCTTCATAATAACATGAACTAGTACTATGAGGCCTTAGTAACTGTTGAGGTA
This genomic interval carries:
- the CLCN3 gene encoding H(+)/Cl(-) exchange transporter 3 isoform X5 — translated: MESEQLFHRGYCRNSYNSITSVSSDEELLDGAGVIMDFQTSEDDNLLDGDTVVGTHYTMTNGGSISSSTHLLDLLDEPIPGVGTYDDFHTIDWVREKCKDRERHRRINSKKKESAWEMTKSLYDAWSGWLVVTLTGLASGALAGLIDIAADWMTDLKEGICLSALWYNHEQCCWGSNETTFEERDKCPQWKTWAELIIGQAEGPGSYIMNYMMYIFWALSFAFLAVSLVKVFAPYACGSGIPEIKTILSGFIIRGYLGKWTLMIKTITLVLAVASGLSLGKEGPLVHVACCCGNIFSYLFPKYSTNEAKKREVLSAASAAGVSVAFGAPIGGVLFSLEEVSYYFPLKTLWRSFFAALVAAFVLRSINPFGNSRLVLFYVEYHTPWYLFELFPFILLGVFGGLWGAFFIRANIAWCRRRKSTKFGKYPVLEVIVVAAITAVVAFPNPYTRLNTSELIKELFTDCGPLESSSLCDYRNDMNASKIVDDIPDRPAGLGVYSAIWQLCLALIFKIIMTVFTFGIKVPSGLFIPSMAIGAIAGRIVGIAVEQLAYYHHDWFIFKEWCEVGADCITPGLYAMVGAAACLGGVTRMTVSLVVIVFELTGGLEYIVPLMAAVMTSKWVGDAFGREGIYEAHIRLNGYPFLDAKEEFTHTTLAADVMRPRRSDPPLAVLTQDNMTVDDIENMINETSYNGFPVIMSRESQRLVGFALRRDLTIAIGTLLKKPTRADTRPSLTGCRCLKERKTVKYNLLSLWGQVVYCVSLHLLGFF
- the CLCN3 gene encoding H(+)/Cl(-) exchange transporter 3 isoform X1: MESEQLFHRGYCRNSYNSITSVSSDEELLDGAGVIMDFQTSEDDNLLDGDTVVGTHYTMTNGGSISSSTHLLDLLDEPIPGVGTYDDFHTIDWVREKCKDRERHRRINSKKKESAWEMTKSLYDAWSGWLVVTLTGLASGALAGLIDIAADWMTDLKEGICLSALWYNHEQCCWGSNETTFEERDKCPQWKTWAELIIGQAEGPGSYIMNYMMYIFWALSFAFLAVSLVKVFAPYACGSGIPEIKTILSGFIIRGYLGKWTLMIKTITLVLAVASGLSLGKEGPLVHVACCCGNIFSYLFPKYSTNEAKKREVLSAASAAGVSVAFGAPIGGVLFSLEEVSYYFPLKTLWRSFFAALVAAFVLRSINPFGNSRLVLFYVEYHTPWYLFELFPFILLGVFGGLWGAFFIRANIAWCRRRKSTKFGKYPVLEVIVVAAITAVVAFPNPYTRLNTSELIKELFTDCGPLESSSLCDYRNDMNASKIVDDIPDRPAGLGVYSAIWQLCLALIFKIIMTVFTFGIKVPSGLFIPSMAIGAIAGRIVGIAVEQLAYYHHDWFIFKEWCEVGADCITPGLYAMVGAAACLGGVTRMTVSLVVIVFELTGGLEYIVPLMAAVMTSKWVGDAFGREGIYEAHIRLNGYPFLDAKEEFTHTTLAADVMRPRRSDPPLAVLTQDNMTVDDIENMINETSYNGFPVIMSRESQRLVGFALRRDLTIAIESARKKQEGIVGSSRVCFAQHTPSLPAESPRPLKLRSILDMSPFTVTDHTPMEIVVDIFRKLGLRQCLVTHNGSLLGIITKKNMVAHLEELTRRAEPLTPPWYHHKKRHPPSYGPDGKPRPRLHHVQLSPAAEEGEDAGEEACLLSSSSL
- the CLCN3 gene encoding H(+)/Cl(-) exchange transporter 3 isoform X3 is translated as MESEQLFHRGYCRNSYNSITSVSSDEELLDGAGVIMDFQTSEDDNLLDGDTVVGTHYTMTNGGSISSSTHLLDLLDEPIPGVGTYDDFHTIDWVREKCKDRERHRRINSKKKESAWEMTKSLYDAWSGWLVVTLTGLASGALAGLIDIAADWMTDLKEGICLSALWYNHEQCCWGSNETTFEERDKCPQWKTWAELIIGQAEGPGSYIMNYMMYIFWALSFAFLAVSLVKVFAPYACGSGIPEIKTILSGFIIRGYLGKWTLMIKTITLVLAVASGLSLGKEGPLVHVACCCGNIFSYLFPKYSTNEAKKREVLSAASAAGVSVAFGAPIGGVLFSLEEVSYYFPLKTLWRSFFAALVAAFVLRSINPFGNSRLVLFYVEYHTPWYLFELFPFILLGVFGGLWGAFFIRANIAWCRRRKSTKFGKYPVLEVIVVAAITAVVAFPNPYTRLNTSELIKELFTDCGPLESSSLCDYRNDMNASKIVDDIPDRPAGLGVYSAIWQLCLALIFKIIMTVFTFGIKVPSGLFIPSMAIGAIAGRIVGIAVEQLAYYHHDWFIFKEWCEVGADCITPGLYAMVGAAACLGGVTRMTVSLVVIVFELTGGLEYIVPLMAAVMTSKWVGDAFGREGIYEAHIRLNGYPFLDAKEEFTHTTLAADVMRPRRSDPPLAVLTQDNMTVDDIENMINETSYNGFPVIMSRESQRLVGFALRRDLTIAIESARKKQEGIVGSSRVCFAQHTPSLPAESPRPLKLRSILDMSPFTVTDHTPMEIVVDIFRKLGLRQCLVTHNGRLLGIITKKDILRHMAQTANQDPASIMFN
- the CLCN3 gene encoding H(+)/Cl(-) exchange transporter 3 isoform X2, with the protein product MDAASDPYLPYDGGGDCIPLRELHKRGTHYTMTNGGSISSSTHLLDLLDEPIPGVGTYDDFHTIDWVREKCKDRERHRRINSKKKESAWEMTKSLYDAWSGWLVVTLTGLASGALAGLIDIAADWMTDLKEGICLSALWYNHEQCCWGSNETTFEERDKCPQWKTWAELIIGQAEGPGSYIMNYMMYIFWALSFAFLAVSLVKVFAPYACGSGIPEIKTILSGFIIRGYLGKWTLMIKTITLVLAVASGLSLGKEGPLVHVACCCGNIFSYLFPKYSTNEAKKREVLSAASAAGVSVAFGAPIGGVLFSLEEVSYYFPLKTLWRSFFAALVAAFVLRSINPFGNSRLVLFYVEYHTPWYLFELFPFILLGVFGGLWGAFFIRANIAWCRRRKSTKFGKYPVLEVIVVAAITAVVAFPNPYTRLNTSELIKELFTDCGPLESSSLCDYRNDMNASKIVDDIPDRPAGLGVYSAIWQLCLALIFKIIMTVFTFGIKVPSGLFIPSMAIGAIAGRIVGIAVEQLAYYHHDWFIFKEWCEVGADCITPGLYAMVGAAACLGGVTRMTVSLVVIVFELTGGLEYIVPLMAAVMTSKWVGDAFGREGIYEAHIRLNGYPFLDAKEEFTHTTLAADVMRPRRSDPPLAVLTQDNMTVDDIENMINETSYNGFPVIMSRESQRLVGFALRRDLTIAIESARKKQEGIVGSSRVCFAQHTPSLPAESPRPLKLRSILDMSPFTVTDHTPMEIVVDIFRKLGLRQCLVTHNGSLLGIITKKNMVAHLEELTRRAEPLTPPWYHHKKRHPPSYGPDGKPRPRLHHVQLSPAAEEGEDAGEEACLLSSSSL
- the CLCN3 gene encoding H(+)/Cl(-) exchange transporter 3 isoform X4, which produces MDAASDPYLPYDGGGDCIPLRELHKRGTHYTMTNGGSISSSTHLLDLLDEPIPGVGTYDDFHTIDWVREKCKDRERHRRINSKKKESAWEMTKSLYDAWSGWLVVTLTGLASGALAGLIDIAADWMTDLKEGICLSALWYNHEQCCWGSNETTFEERDKCPQWKTWAELIIGQAEGPGSYIMNYMMYIFWALSFAFLAVSLVKVFAPYACGSGIPEIKTILSGFIIRGYLGKWTLMIKTITLVLAVASGLSLGKEGPLVHVACCCGNIFSYLFPKYSTNEAKKREVLSAASAAGVSVAFGAPIGGVLFSLEEVSYYFPLKTLWRSFFAALVAAFVLRSINPFGNSRLVLFYVEYHTPWYLFELFPFILLGVFGGLWGAFFIRANIAWCRRRKSTKFGKYPVLEVIVVAAITAVVAFPNPYTRLNTSELIKELFTDCGPLESSSLCDYRNDMNASKIVDDIPDRPAGLGVYSAIWQLCLALIFKIIMTVFTFGIKVPSGLFIPSMAIGAIAGRIVGIAVEQLAYYHHDWFIFKEWCEVGADCITPGLYAMVGAAACLGGVTRMTVSLVVIVFELTGGLEYIVPLMAAVMTSKWVGDAFGREGIYEAHIRLNGYPFLDAKEEFTHTTLAADVMRPRRSDPPLAVLTQDNMTVDDIENMINETSYNGFPVIMSRESQRLVGFALRRDLTIAIESARKKQEGIVGSSRVCFAQHTPSLPAESPRPLKLRSILDMSPFTVTDHTPMEIVVDIFRKLGLRQCLVTHNGRLLGIITKKDILRHMAQTANQDPASIMFN